From the genome of Torulaspora globosa chromosome 2, complete sequence, one region includes:
- the MRP21 gene encoding mitochondrial 37S ribosomal protein bS21m (ancestral locus Anc_7.421), translating to MFKPVCHANYSANAMRSVRFFGVSCRVLQDFPTFDHSLLNPLSNKSSQKSNQLSQSLNHDYVQKTRSNGQNSARKFAEFAHNPRDDALSSRLTGVAAGRTVDVFNNDTASAFRQLNSIMFANRIPQDSRNQRFYMKPGKVAELKRSQKHRRDFMKGFKRLIEIVKDAKRKGY from the coding sequence ATGTTCAAGCCTGTATGCCATGCCAATTACTCGGCCAATGCGATGAGAAGCGTACGGTTCTTCGGTGTTAGTTGTCGGGTGCTCCAGGACTTCCCAACTTTCGACCATTCGCTGCTGAACCCGTTGTCCAACAAGAGCTCTCAGAAGAGCAATCAGCTGTCGCAGAGTTTGAATCACGACTACGTACAAAAGACCAGGTCCAATGGCCAAAATAGTGCTCGCAAGTTTGCAGAGTTTGCTCACAATCCCAGAGACGATGCCCTAAGCTCCAGACTCACAGGCGTCGCTGCCGGCAGAACCGTTGACGTGTTCAATAACGACACTGCCAGCGCGTTCAGACAGCTCAACTCGATAATGTTTGCTAATAGAATACCCCAGGACAGCAGGAACCAGCGGTTCTACATGAAGCCCGGCAAGGTGGCCGAGCTCAAGAGATCCCAGAAACACAGAAGAGACTTCATGAAGGGCTTCAAACGGTTGATCGAGATTGTCAAGGACGCCAAGAGGAAGGGCTACTGA